Proteins from one Malaya genurostris strain Urasoe2022 chromosome 2, Malgen_1.1, whole genome shotgun sequence genomic window:
- the LOC131432535 gene encoding lipid droplet-associated hydrolase isoform X2, whose protein sequence is MQESYPIIRKVPTHIITWGKWIEESLGDCKEIVICITGNPGLPGFYTKFLSTVYECLNKEIPVWVIGHAGHDEASESPYKKPVPPMKSNENLYDLKAPHSSCCRTASVGLMIPIPCCL, encoded by the exons ATGCAAGAATCATATCCAATAATAAGGAAAGTACCAACACACATAATAACTTGGGGTAAATGGATTGAAGAATCACTCGGAGATTGCAAAGAGATAGTAATATGTATCACTGGGAATCCTGGATTACCCGGATTCTAcacaaaatttttatcaactgtGTACGAATGCCTCAACAAAGAGATACCTGTGTGGGTTATCG GTCATGCCGGTCATGATGAGGCTAGCGAAAGCCCATACAAAAAACCTGTTCCTCCGATGAAAAGCAACGAAAATTTGTACGATCTCAAAG cTCCACATTCATCCTGTTGTCGTACTGCTTCTGTTGGACTTATGATTCCCATTCCTTGCTGCTTGTAA
- the LOC131432535 gene encoding lipid droplet-associated hydrolase isoform X1, which translates to MQESYPIIRKVPTHIITWGKWIEESLGDCKEIVICITGNPGLPGFYTKFLSTVYECLNKEIPVWVIGHAGHDEASESPYKKPVPPMKSNENLYDLKGQLQHKIEFIRKYVPHDVKIHLIGHSIGCYLALELLKTAEVSERIQYCYLLFPTIERMAESINGFILMKMVKPIYFCIRWFYQLFALLPNIVKIWLIYVYFLFTRTPKYYLGTALKYTNPAVMDKVWFLAMDEMNLVRELDHETIAINNHRLKFYYGASDGWAPSKYYHELKHKFQDVNAELCTRNIDHAFVLRSADIMGFMVGEWILKQRVILQ; encoded by the exons ATGCAAGAATCATATCCAATAATAAGGAAAGTACCAACACACATAATAACTTGGGGTAAATGGATTGAAGAATCACTCGGAGATTGCAAAGAGATAGTAATATGTATCACTGGGAATCCTGGATTACCCGGATTCTAcacaaaatttttatcaactgtGTACGAATGCCTCAACAAAGAGATACCTGTGTGGGTTATCG GTCATGCCGGTCATGATGAGGCTAGCGAAAGCCCATACAAAAAACCTGTTCCTCCGATGAAAAGCAACGAAAATTTGTACGATCTCAAAGGTCAGTTACAACATAAAATTGAGTTTATCCGTAAATATGTCCCACACGATGTAAAAATACACCTCATCGGACACTCTATCGGATGTTATCTAGCATTGGAGCTTTTAAAAACTGCTGAAGTAAGCGAACGCATTCAATATTGCTATCTTTTATTTCCAACGATTGAACGAATGGCTGAGTCAATTAATGGTTTTATTCTGATGAAAATGGTGAAGccaatttatttttgcatacGATGGTTTTATCAGTTGTTTGCTTTGCTTCcaaatattgtcaaaatttgGTTGATCTACGTATACTTTCTGTTCACTCGCACTCCAAAATATTATTTGGGTACTGCGTTGAAATACACAAATCCTGCAGTTATGGACAAAGTTTGGTTTTTGGCCATGGACGAAATGAATCTTGTTCGTGAGTTAGATCATGAAACCATTGCAATAAATAATCAccgactgaaattttactacGGCGCCTCTGATGGTTGGGCTCCATCGAAATACTACCATGAGCTTAAGCACAAGTTTCAAGACGTCAATGCTGAGCTATGCACTAGGAATATTGATCATGCATTTGTACTACGTTCAGCGGATATAATGGGTTTTATGGTTGGTGAGTGGATACTGAAACAAAGAGTTATTCTTCAGTGA